Proteins found in one Balaenoptera musculus isolate JJ_BM4_2016_0621 chromosome 4, mBalMus1.pri.v3, whole genome shotgun sequence genomic segment:
- the LOC118894778 gene encoding uncharacterized protein LOC118894778 isoform X1, with the protein MIPRGPRFKIELVSSRSREHCERHNSFSCSEKTVACRCAASYRRGLVSAAAARPLPRRPSPTRKPWADSSSPGTHAAAKKTLFNFPPPLGSAPPRHLVAPQPNKVRWGWSLPPADRRGEQKETRAGAGEVHPRRLPVVSSILYVQHYNLRAIVQTGRTPTTFCSFRLAEPTNRFVVERGPWMGLGKAAGKVRLKVFLNTFFYTVVMVLHVQFCAVIFPTSPHNITL; encoded by the exons ATGATTCCAAGAGGCCCGCGATTTAAAATTGAACTTGTCAGTTCCCGGTCACGGGAGCATTGTGAGCGCCACAACTCATTCAGCTGCAGTGAAAAGACTGTTGCATGTCGCTGTGCAGCCTCTTATCGCCGAGGTCTGGTTTCCGCTGCTGCTGCGCGGCCCCTCCCCCGCCGGCCCAGCCCCACCAGGAAGCCCTGGGCGGACTCGTCGAGCCCCGGAACGCACGCGGCGGCGAAAAAAACGCTCTTCAACTTTCCGCCGCCCCTCGGCTCTGCTCCCCCCCGCCACCTCGTCGCCCCTCAACCAAACAAAGTCCGCTGGGGGTGGTCGTTGCCACCCGCCGACCGACGCGGAGAGCAAAAGGAAACCCGAGCTGGAGCTGGCGAGGTGCATCCCCGCCGCCTCCCGGTGGTATCTTCCATCTTATACGTTCAGCATTATAACCTCCGAGCTATAGTGCAGACAGGACGCACCCCTACTACTTTCTGCTCCTTCCGACTGGCTGAGCCGACAAATCGGTTCGTTGTTGAAAGAGGCCCGTGGATGGGACTTGGTAAGGCAGCCGGCAAGGTTAGACTGAAG gttttccTCAACACATTTTTTTACACAGTTGTTATGGTACTACATGTGCAATTTTGTGCTGTTATTTTCCCCACTTCACCTCATAATATAActttataa
- the LOC118894778 gene encoding uncharacterized protein LOC118894778 isoform X2 has protein sequence MIPRGPRFKIELVSSRSREHCERHNSFSCSEKTVACRCAASYRRGLVSAAAARPLPRRPSPTRKPWADSSSPGTHAAAKKTLFNFPPPLGSAPPRHLVAPQPNKVRWGWSLPPADRRGEQKETRAGAGEVHPRRLPVVSSILYVQHYNLRAIVQTGRTPTTFCSFRLAEPTNRFVVERGPWMGLGKAAGKVRLKLENRRGKHCLIILKYL, from the coding sequence ATGATTCCAAGAGGCCCGCGATTTAAAATTGAACTTGTCAGTTCCCGGTCACGGGAGCATTGTGAGCGCCACAACTCATTCAGCTGCAGTGAAAAGACTGTTGCATGTCGCTGTGCAGCCTCTTATCGCCGAGGTCTGGTTTCCGCTGCTGCTGCGCGGCCCCTCCCCCGCCGGCCCAGCCCCACCAGGAAGCCCTGGGCGGACTCGTCGAGCCCCGGAACGCACGCGGCGGCGAAAAAAACGCTCTTCAACTTTCCGCCGCCCCTCGGCTCTGCTCCCCCCCGCCACCTCGTCGCCCCTCAACCAAACAAAGTCCGCTGGGGGTGGTCGTTGCCACCCGCCGACCGACGCGGAGAGCAAAAGGAAACCCGAGCTGGAGCTGGCGAGGTGCATCCCCGCCGCCTCCCGGTGGTATCTTCCATCTTATACGTTCAGCATTATAACCTCCGAGCTATAGTGCAGACAGGACGCACCCCTACTACTTTCTGCTCCTTCCGACTGGCTGAGCCGACAAATCGGTTCGTTGTTGAAAGAGGCCCGTGGATGGGACTTGGTAAGGCAGCCGGCAAGGTTAGACTGAAG